In Perca fluviatilis chromosome 14, GENO_Pfluv_1.0, whole genome shotgun sequence, a genomic segment contains:
- the si:ch211-212k18.15 gene encoding E3 ubiquitin-protein ligase RNF19B, translating to MSIRGQEQVEKKYNPLDRTLKIVNRRDDLDPMCDDDDDCLRAEMSCGHAVTPDSLTLWCRSQLDEGIYKFRCPAVVEGTTQCNKLWSYQEVRRLADLSVEEMQHFEETMARLAAAQYCEIQPCPKCKTSVERKDLSNLCVRCPICTADQKTTYQFCWQCQRQWKGAAPRSDRCDNNGCINRDLQLLQTCKTTSLPAVEGVTDCPSVRACPTCGMKVEHNRQYCKNINCPRCHMEFCFVCLKLKRECCKTSSPYKICPSGVAPRQTSSPVWQRK from the exons ATGAGCATTCGGGGACAGGAACAGGTGGAGAAGAAGTACAACCCTCTAGATAGAACCCTGAAGATTGTCAACAGGAGGGATGACTTGGATCCCATGTGTGATGATGACGATGACTGTCTCAGAGCAGAGATGTCCTGCGGCCATGCTGTCACTCCGGACTCTCTCACACTATGGTGTCGCAGCCAGCTGGATGAG GGTATTTACAAATTCAGATGCCCTGCAGTGGTGGAGGGGACCACACAGTGTAATAAACTGTGGTCGTACCAAGAAGTGCGCAGACTGGCTGACTTGTCTGTCGAGGAAATGCAGCATTTTGAAGAGACCATGGCTCGCCTGGCTGCTGCACAATACTGTGAAATTCAGCCA TGCCCAAAGTGCAAAACGAGTGTGGAGAGGAAGGATCTGTCCAACCTGTGTGTGCGGTGCCCCATATGCACAGCTGATCAGAAGACGACCTACCAGTTCTGCTGGCAGTGTCAGAGGCAGTGGAAAGGTGCAGCTCCACGCTCTGACCGCTGTGACAACAACGGCTGCATCAACAGGGACCTGCAGCTTCTGCAGACATGTAAAACCACCAGTCTGCCCGCGGTGGAGGGGGTCACCGACTGCCCTTCTGTCCGAGCCTGTCCTACATGCGGCATGAAGGTGGAACATAACCGACaatattgcaaaaatatcaaCTGTCCTCGCTGCCACATGGAGTTCTGTTTTGTCTGCCTGAAACTAAAGCGTGAATGTTGTAAGACCAGTTCGCCATATAAAATCTGTCCTAGTGGTGTGGCTCCTAGACAGACCTCTAGCCCTGTGTGGCAGAGGAAGTGA
- the LOC120572515 gene encoding leishmanolysin-like peptidase 2, whose protein sequence is MDCPVQRCPVPGFFRAKLARCEEICNISFMKKKTVTYSPLPSIPVPTEEEFMDFYQKLYECDVQEESSKGTAILSVIEGHSHRYKPKTLQLNLPTPLSKLYSKAKLHNDLSSLLVESESIFDNLQITEQQPNVLAYTVHCQTDTHGRPVAGVGVICRDSLTGATYSHQAIVQTIIHELFHTLGFSKELFHTWRDCSSKSQVAAGCSPRGKVSHSDRSGQMRIYTPSLISTLQKHLASTDPELGGPLENLDVAPGRVSSHWESRVLQGSIMAPVLGDSTTVRIDPVTLAALQDTGWYTVDLNQAQSLVWGDGEGATFGSLSTCRNKSSSFFCTGSGFGCHYLHLHKGECQTDQHLEGCRVYKPLKNGSECWIEKNGRDEDLGGGGGGEADGAQQLAALWRDVVTDTGTGSWSPLRLPAELPVASVLGVTAAVCLLAAALLSLRKRCSCKVRIHTAPEDHTDL, encoded by the exons ATGGACTGTCCAGTACAGAGATGCCCTGTGCCTGGGTTCTTCCGAGCAAAACTGGCAAGGTGCGAAGAAATATGCAACATCTCATTCATGAAGAAGAAGACCGTAACATACTCCCCACTACCCAGCATTCCTGTCCCTACAGAAGAGGAGTTTATGGACTTCTACCAAAAGctgtatgaatgtgatgttCAGGAAGAAAGTAGTAAGGGGACTGCTATCTTGTCTGTGATCGAGGGCCACTCTCACAGATACAAACCAAAGACCCTTCAACTGAATTTGCCAACACCACTTTCTAAATTATATTCAAAGGCAAAGTTGCATAATGATTTGTCGTCCTTACTAGTAGAGAGTGAAAGCATCTTTGACAATCTTCAGATAACAGAGCAACAG CCTAATGTGTTGGCCTACACTGTCCACTGTCAGACGGACACTCATGGACGACCTGTGGCCGGGGTGGGTGTCATCTGCAGGGACAGTCTGACAGGAGCCACTTACAGCCACCAGGCTATTGTACAG ACTATCATCCATGAGCTGTTTCATACACTTGGTTTCTCTAAAGAGCTCTTCCACACCTGGAGAGACTGTTCATCCAAGTCTCAAg TGGCTGCTGGCTGTTCTCCTCGAGGCAAAGTGAGTCATTCTGATAGATCGGGCCAGATGAGGATTTACACCCCATCCCTCATTTCCACCTTGCAGAAGCACCTGGCATCCACTGACCCTGAGCTAGGGGGGCCGCTAGAGAACCTG GATGTTGCTCCAGGCAGAGTGTCCTCTCACTGGGAGTCCCGGGTCCTGCAGGGCTCCATCATGGCACCGGTGCTGGGGGACTCGACCACAGTCCGGATCGACCCGGTCACCTTGGCTGCATTACAGGATACGGGCTGGTACACTGTTGACCTGAACCAGGCACAGAGTCTAGTCTGGGGAGATG gtGAAGGAGCTACGTTTGGTTCCCTGTCAACCTGTCGGAACAAGTCTTCATCTTTTTTCTGCACTGGCAG TGGATTTGGGTGTCATTATCTTCACCTCCACAAGGGGGAGTGCCAGACTGATCAACACCTGGAGGGATGTCGAGTGTATAAACCCCTCAAGAATGGA AGTGAATGTTGGATAGAGAAAAATGGCAGAGACGAAgatctgggggggggggggggggggg AAGCAGACGGAGCTCAGCAGCTcgcagctctgtggagggaCGTTGTTACAGACACAGGT ACCGGGAGCTGGTCGCCCCTCAGACTCCCTGCAGAGCTCCCTGTGGCCTCGGTGCTCGGCGtcactgctgctgtgtgtctcctGGCTGCAGCTCTGCTGTCTCTCAGGAAACGTTGCTCCTGCAAGGTCCGGATCCACACTGCCCCAGAGGATCACACTGATCTGTAG